In a genomic window of Octopus bimaculoides isolate UCB-OBI-ISO-001 chromosome 25, ASM119413v2, whole genome shotgun sequence:
- the LOC106870273 gene encoding collagen alpha-3(VI) chain, whose protein sequence is MYARKSVFNDSRDGVAKIAIILTDGESTEKHKTLAEATLAKSLGINIIAIGVGPKIDADELEAIASNHESVFTVNSFNALQQIKIKLGMKACEAPTTIAPPTTIPPPTTTTTQPTTTTTLPTTTTTLPTTTTTLPTTTTPMPKDEPCDKDIDVNFVFDSAMLGDQSTKDVIHFIESSISEKDLDKNNIRFGAVSGPCEKVYGK, encoded by the exons ATGTACGCACGTAAAAGTGTTTTCAATGATTCCCGAGATGGTGTTGCGAAAATTGCCATTATACTCACCGATGGAGAGTCGACCGAAAAACACAAAACACTCGCAGAAGCAACTTTAGCAAAGTCGCTCGGCATTAATATAATTGCGATTGGTGTCGGCCCCAAAATTGATGCAGATGAATTGGAAGCGATTGCGAGTAACCACGAAAGTGTTTTCACTGTGAACAGCTTCAACGCGTTGcagcaaattaaaattaaattaggaATGAAAGCCTGTGAAG CGCCCACTACAATAGCTCCGCCCACTACAATACCTCCgcccactaccacaacaacccaGCCTACTACCACCACGACTCTGCCTACTACCACCACGACTCTGCCTACTACCACCACGACTCTGCCTACCACCACGACACCGATGCCAAAAGACGAAC cCTGTGATAAAGACATAGACGTTAATTTCGTGTTTGACTCTGCTATGTTGGGTGACCAAAGCACAAAAGATGTTATTCACTTCATCGAGAGTTCAATCTCTGAGAAAGATCTTGATAAAAACAACATCAGGTTTGGAGCGGTTTCTGGACCTTGCGAGAAAGTGTATGGTAAGTAG